In Ostrea edulis chromosome 10, xbOstEdul1.1, whole genome shotgun sequence, one genomic interval encodes:
- the LOC125665578 gene encoding tRNA N6-adenosine threonylcarbamoyltransferase, mitochondrial-like → MFIYRTISYSLNRALHRCVQIRKHRISQTLHRHNHNFNKPKVVLGIETSCDDTGVAVVDTDGQILGEALHSQTEIHVEQGGINPSTAQTLHREHIQNVVSTALERARKSLQDLDAIAVTVEPGLTLCLRIGVDYAKELVAQSRLPMIPVHHMQAHALTARMLEKIEFPFLVLLISGGHSILTLAQDVDRYLTIGNGLDTSPGDCLEKVARRLNLNSLSQCKSLSGGAAVELMARGGNPHKFPFSVPLVKEPSCNFSFSGLRSQAERIIEVEKNQEGISDSEVIRDVSDFCASLQHCVAFQICRRLQRAFAFCTMQGLLPSHPTLVVSGGVASNLFIRQCLQQVCSENSARLICPPPKLCTDNGIMIAWNGIEKLKVGRGISEDPQSETYRARSPIGENIADEVTKIGLKIPPLKLKIQP, encoded by the exons atgtttatatatagaaCAATATCATACTCACTAAACCGTGCGCTACACAGATGTGTGCAAATCAGGAAACATCGTATATCACAGACTTTGCATAGGCATAATCACAATTTCAACAAACCGAAAGTAGTTCTTGGTATAGAGACAAGTTGTGATGACACGGGTGTTGCAGTTGTTGATACAGATGGTCAAATTCTTGGAGAGGCATTGCATTcacaaactgaaatacacgttgA ACAAGGGGGAATTAATCCATCAACAGCACAGACCCTGCACCGGGAGCACATACAGAATGTGGTCTCCACTGCCTTAGAAAGAGCAAGAAAATCTTTACAG gACTTGGATGCCATTGCAGTGACTGTAGAGCCCGGTCTGACTCTTTGTCTGAGAATCGGAGTCGATTATGCCAAAGAACTGGTGGCTCAGAGCAG GCTACCAATGATCCCGGTTCATCATATGCAAGCTCATGCTCTGACTGCCAGGATGCTGGAGAA GATTGAGTTTCCGTTCCTTGTTCTGCTAATCAGTGGTGGACACTCAATACTTACCCTGGCCCAAGACGTGGATAGATACCTCACTATTGGAAATGGCCTGGATACCTCACCGGGGGACTGTTTGGAAAAG GTGGCTAGGCGACTGAATCTGAATTCGCTTTCTCAATGCAAGTCACTCAGTGGGGGCGCTGCTGTAGAACTCATGGCAAGGGGAGGTAACCCGCACAAGTTTCCTTTCTCCGTGCCCTTGGTTAAGGAGCCCAGctgtaatttttccttttctGGGTTACGCAGTCAAGCAGAACGCATCATTGAAGTAGAAAAAAACCAGGAGG GGATTTCTGACAGTGAAGTGATCCGCGACGTGTCTGACTTCTGTGCTTCCTTGCAGCACTGTGTCGCCTTTCAAATTTGTCGCAGGCTTCAGAGAGCGTTTGCCTTTTGTACAATGCAAGGCTTATTGCCTAGTCATCCCACTCTG GTTGTGTCGGGTGGTGTAGCCAGCAACCTGTTTATAAGACAGTGTCTGCAGCAGGTGTGTAGTGAAAATTCTGCCAGACTAATCTGCCCCCCTCCAAAGTTATGTACAGACAATGGAATCATGATAGCATG GAATGGGATTGAAAAACTCAAAGTTGGACGGGGGATTTCAGAGGACCCACAATCAGAGACTTATAGAGCTAG GAGTCCAATTGGAGAAAATATAGCAGACGAGGTGACGAAAATCGGCCTAAAAATTCCTCCTCTCAAACTCAAGATTCAGCCATGA